In Humulus lupulus chromosome 6, drHumLupu1.1, whole genome shotgun sequence, a single genomic region encodes these proteins:
- the LOC133784940 gene encoding glutathione S-transferase T3-like, with translation MVSRNYRPSMEKSSIDLNRETSSTSVSETQPEHGVEGLENAVLHNEDKSRHKCKVKWSKEATILLISRWLNTFKDAIVGNDQTSTHFWARIAEYYNTNQKGDQARTGRQCKDHWNKMNQKVARFNGCYKRVQQAHHSGWSDEQILENAHQLYKSENNNSNFLLVDCWRLLKDELKWNTMYQPKGGKRTKVSESRAFTSSSNADISEDEVREVRPTGQKAAKRKGKEKKDTHTRFIEISEWKASALEKLVAIKEKEAEDNRMTKYMDYLIMDTSHMTPEQKKDHENLCTYIKNNIMKL, from the coding sequence ATGGTTTCAAGAAATTATAGGCCAAGTATGGAAAAGTCTAGTATTGATTTGAATCGTGAAACATCATCGACATCTGTCTCTGAAACCCAACCTGAACATGGTGTTGAAGGGTTGGAAAATGCAGTTCTACACAATGAAGATAAATCAAGGCATAAATGTAAAGTCAAATGGAGCAAGGAAGCCACTATACTTCTGATAAGTAGATGGCTTAATACATTTAAGGATGCCATTGTGGGGAATGACCAAACTTCTACACATTTCTGGGCTCGGATCGCAGAATACTACAACACCAACCAAAAAGGCGACCAAGCAAGAACTGGAAGGCAATGCAAAGATCATTGGAACAAGATGAATCAAAAGGTGGCGCGTTTCAATGGGTGTTATAAACGAGTACAACAAGCACATCACAGTGGTTGGTCTGATGAGCAAATTCTTGAGAATGCACATCAATTGTACAAATCTGAAAATAACAACTCAAATTTTCTGCTTGTGGACTGTTGGAGATTGCTAAAGGATGAGCTGAAATGGAATACAATGTACCAACCAAAAGGTGGTAAGAGAACAAAGGTGTCAGAATCAAGGGCatttacttcttcttccaatgcagaCATTAGTGAGGATGAAGTACGTGAAGTGCGCCCTACTGGCCAAAAGGCAGCAAagagaaaagggaaggaaaaaaaagacaCACATACTAGATTTATAGAGATTAGTGAATGGAAAGCATCTGCATTGGAGAAATTGGTGGCGATAAAGGAGAAAGAGGCAGAAGATAATAGGATGACAAAATACATGGATTATCTCATCATGGACACATCGCATATGACTCCTGAACAAAAGAAAGATCATGAAAACTTGTGTActtatattaagaataatatcatGAAGTTGTAA